A single genomic interval of Cherax quadricarinatus isolate ZL_2023a chromosome 76, ASM3850222v1, whole genome shotgun sequence harbors:
- the LOC138854953 gene encoding uncharacterized protein: protein MTCFGRGERAVWQMKIIVCLLTLFSVSAASLTAKSFSKVSPSLPPDAGTCLVQQTTMAVTSAVQCATICLHNSACSLFCVLDDVCSLFSALVSNLWPGSSALDALHFTKCFSILPPANNIPSYSSLTGSGSNPLIAMEGYSCSYQSCFISNTGYENWWQLEYPQSLTITSVIIKQDPSSLSSVEVRVGNYSDSGYNNRYGYTSPPPDGLMIIDLPDTAIGSVVTITGNSLMSLCYVQLYIK, encoded by the exons ATGACGTGCTTTGGTAGAGGAGAACGAGCTGTGTGGCAGATGAAGATCATTGTCTGTTTACTGACTCTCTTCTCAGTTTCTGCCGCTAGTCTCACTGCAAAATCCTTCAGTAAA GTATCACCAAGTCTCCCGCCAGATGCAGGCACATGTCTGGTGCAACAGACCACAATGGCTGTGACTTCAGCTGTCCAGTGTGCCAccatttgtttacataactccgcCTGCTCGCTGTTCTGTGTCTTAG ATGATGTGTGCAGTTTGTTCAGTGCTCTAGTGTCTAATTTATGGCCGGGCAGCTCAGCACTCGACGCTCTACACTTCACCAAGTGTTTCAGTATTCTCCCACCAGCCAACAACATTCCTTCTTACTCAAGTCTTACAGGTAGTGGGTCAAATCCACTTATTGCTATGGAAGGCTACAGTTGCTCTTATCAATCCTGCTTCATCTCCAACACTGGTTACGAGAACTGGTGGCAGCTTGAATATCCCCAGAGTCTCACTATCACCAGCGTCATTATTAAACAAGACCCCAGCAGTCTCTCCTCTGTTGAGGTGCGGGTTGGAAATTATTCAGATTCAGGTTACAACAACAGGTATGGATATACCTCTCCACCTCCAGATGGCTTAATGATTATTGACCTTCCAGACACAGCGATAGGAAGTGTCGTCACAATTACTGGAAATAGTCTGATGAGTCTCTGCTATGTCCAGCTCTACATCAAGTGA